The Erythrobacter sp. HL-111 DNA segment CCCGTCGGGACTGAACAGGGCGGCGCGCAGCGCCAGCGTGTCCGCCGTCGCCTCGCACAGGACGGCGACCGGAGAATGGCAGGTCCCCCCGAGCGCCGCGAGCAGGGCGCGCTCGGCCTCGAGTTCGGCCCGGGTCGGGCCATGGTCGATCGCGCCGAGCAGCGCGGCGACTTCGGGCGCGTCGGCGCGGCATTCGATCGCGATCACTCCCTGCGCTGCGGCCGGGATCCAGCCCTTGACATCGAGCGGATGGCCGACCGCGCTCTGGCCCAGCCGTTCGAGCCCGGCGGCGGCGAGGAAGGTCACGTCCGCCTCGCCCGCCTCGAGCTTGCCGAGGCGCGTCGCGACGTTGCCGCGGAAGGTCACGACCCTGCAATCGGGGCGCAGGTTGAGCAATTGCGCGGCGCGGCGCGGCGCGCTTGTCCCCACCACAGCGCCCTGCGGGATCGCCGCGATGCTCTGCGCCCCGACGAGGCAGTCGCGCCGGTCCGCGCGCGGCAGGAAGGCAGCGAAGCGGAACACATCGGGCCGGATCGTCTCGACGTCCTTGGCCGAATGGACCGAGGCGTCGATCCGCCCTTCGCCGAGCCATTGGTCGAGCTCCTTGGTCCACAGCGCCTTGCCCCCGATCTCGGCAAGCGGGCGGTCGAGCACCTTGTCCCCGCTTGCGACGACGGGGACGATCTCGACCTCGTTTTCGTCCCAGCCATGCGCGGCGCACAGGCGGGCGCGGGTTTCGTGGGCCTGCGCCATGGCGAGCGGGGATTCGCGCGTGCCGAGGCGGATACGATAGGCGCCCGGGGCGCTGTCTTGCGGTGAATGGCTCATGGCTGCGCTTGCTCTAGCCCCGACAGGGACTAAGTGGAAGCGCCATGGCTGCCGACGCCCCCAACCTTGAACGCCCGCTGGTATTGGGCATCGAATCGAGCTGCGACGAGACCGCGGTCGCGCTGGTCGCGGCCGACCGGACGATCCTTGCCGAGGCGATCGCCTCGCAGGAGGCCGAGCACGCGCCCTATGGCGGGGTCGTGCCCGAGATCGCCGCGCGCGCCCATGCCGACCGGATCGCGCCGATGGTCGCGGGGGTGCTGGAACGGGCGGGCGTCACCCTTTCCGGGGTCGACGCGATCGCCGCCACCGCCGGGCCGGGCCTGATCGGCGGGGTGATGGTCGGCCTGGTCAGCGGCAAGGCGCTCGCGATGGCGGCGGACAAGCCGCTGCTCGCGGTCAACCACCTCGAAGGCCATGCGCTCTCGCCGCGGCTCGCCGACGCGAGCCTCGATTTTCCCTATCTCCTGCTGCTGGTGTCCGGCGGGCATTGCCAGATCCTCGCGGTCGAGGGCGTCGGGCGCTACCGCCGCCTCGCCACGACGATCGACGATGCGCTGGGCGAAGCCTTCGACAAGACCGCCAAGATCCTGCGGCTGGGCTATCCCGGCGGCCCGGCGGTCGAACGGCTCGCGCAGGAGGGCGATCCTGCGAACCTGCGCCTGCCCCGCCCGCTCGCCGGGTCGAAGGAGCCGCATTTCTCCTTTGCCGGCCTCAAGAGCGCGGTCCTGCGCGCCCATGAAAGCGGCGAGCACGCGCGCGCCGACATCGCCGCCGCGTTCCAGCAGGCGGCGGTCGATTGCCTCGTCGACCGGCTCGAACACGCGCTGGCGCGGATCGGGCCGATGCCCGCCCTCGTCGTCGCCGGCGGGGTCGCGGCGAACCGGTCGGTGCGTGCCGCGCTCGAGGCACTTGCCGGGCGGCACGCCATGCGCTTCGTCGCCCCGCCGCTGGCGCTGTGCACCGACAACGCCGCGATGATCGCCTGGGCGGGTTGCGAGCGGCTTGCGCTCGAAGGCGGAACCGCGGGCGATCCGCTCGACATCAGGGCGCGGCCGCGC contains these protein-coding regions:
- the hemC gene encoding hydroxymethylbilane synthase, which produces MSHSPQDSAPGAYRIRLGTRESPLAMAQAHETRARLCAAHGWDENEVEIVPVVASGDKVLDRPLAEIGGKALWTKELDQWLGEGRIDASVHSAKDVETIRPDVFRFAAFLPRADRRDCLVGAQSIAAIPQGAVVGTSAPRRAAQLLNLRPDCRVVTFRGNVATRLGKLEAGEADVTFLAAAGLERLGQSAVGHPLDVKGWIPAAAQGVIAIECRADAPEVAALLGAIDHGPTRAELEAERALLAALGGTCHSPVAVLCEATADTLALRAALFSPDGRERVEGTARFAPGDHGEVAALAEDLLRRAGPAITEHFRQDA
- the tsaD gene encoding tRNA (adenosine(37)-N6)-threonylcarbamoyltransferase complex transferase subunit TsaD; translated protein: MAADAPNLERPLVLGIESSCDETAVALVAADRTILAEAIASQEAEHAPYGGVVPEIAARAHADRIAPMVAGVLERAGVTLSGVDAIAATAGPGLIGGVMVGLVSGKALAMAADKPLLAVNHLEGHALSPRLADASLDFPYLLLLVSGGHCQILAVEGVGRYRRLATTIDDALGEAFDKTAKILRLGYPGGPAVERLAQEGDPANLRLPRPLAGSKEPHFSFAGLKSAVLRAHESGEHARADIAAAFQQAAVDCLVDRLEHALARIGPMPALVVAGGVAANRSVRAALEALAGRHAMRFVAPPLALCTDNAAMIAWAGCERLALEGGTAGDPLDIRARPRWPLDPQAEAVRGAGVKA